A single genomic interval of Hevea brasiliensis isolate MT/VB/25A 57/8 chromosome 4, ASM3005281v1, whole genome shotgun sequence harbors:
- the LOC110633273 gene encoding protein PSK SIMULATOR 1, translated as MVAEAWILKMGNQVSTNIKHALLLEPYKKKNPKRPDTKQRETIGILSFEVANVMSKTVNLHKSLTDSEVSKLKAEILKSEGVNNLVSTDENYLLQLALAEKLYDLSRVASVVSRLGKKCSEPALQGFEHVYGDMVSGIIDVKQLGFLVKDMEGMVRKMERYVNATSNLCAEMEVLNELEQATKKFQQNQHEESRRAFEQKFIWQKQDVRHLKEISLWNQTYDKVVELLARTVCTIYARICVVFGESMLRKESCGANGEIGSSPLMKGECGEFSGQIMISGHLKRAISRKSSNGFQSGPTERPAVVKRATSIKSRIDSRRGEETLFPTEEIIFPCGASPGRLFMDCLSLSSSASKLDNVEDDVIDNEDRGSQISGCCSGGNGGMKREHPSISACSNRIPSGVSFSGDHRQARFGVMNAWFAPKSRLTEHASTSTVGGSALALRYANIIIVIEKLLRYPHLVGEEARDDLYQMLPTSLRMCLRTTLKSYVKNLAIYDALLAHDWKETLDRILRWLAPLAHNMIRWQSERNFEQHQIVKRTNVLLLQTLYFADRGKTEAAICELLVGLNYICRYEHQQNALLDCASSFDFEDCMQWQMQCRAAFVD; from the coding sequence ATGGTGGCTGAAGCTTGGATACTGAAGATGGGTAACCAGGTAAGTACCAATATCAAGCACGCACTCCTTCTCGAACCTTACAAAAAGAAGAACCCAAAAAGACCAGATACCAAACAAAGAGAAACTATTGGAATCCTTTCTTTTGAAGTTGCTAATGTCATGTCCAAAACTGTAAATCTCCATAAATCCCTCACCGATTCCGAGGTCTCCAAGCTTAAAGCCGAGATCTTGAAATCTGAGGGAGTTAACAACTTAGTTTCCACCGATGAAAATTACCTTCTCCAGCTTGCTTTAGCTGAGAAGCTCTATGACCTCAGCCGGGTCGCTAGTGTTGTTTCTAGGCTTGGCAAGAAGTGTTCTGAGCCTGCTTTgcagggttttgagcatgtttaTGGGGATATGGTGAGTGGGATCATTGACGTGAAGCAGTTGGGATTTTTAGTTAAGGATATGGAGGGGATGGTTAGGAAAATGGAGAGGTATGTTAATGCAACCTCTAATTTGTGTGCGGAAATGGAGGTGTTAAATGAACTGGAGCAGGCTACCAAGAAATTCCAGCAGAACCAGCACGAGGAGAGTCGCAGAGCTTTTGAGCAGAAGTTTATTTGGCAAAAGCAGGATGTTAGGCATCTTAAGGAGATTTCGCTTTGGAACCAGACTTATGATAAGGTTGTCGAGTTGTTAGCTAGGACAGTTTGTACTATTTATGCTAGGATTTGTGTGGTGTTTGGGGAATCTATGTTGAGGAAGGAGAGCTGTGGGGCTAATGGAGAGATTGGTTCTTCCCCTCTTATGAAGGGTGAATGTGGGGAGTTTTCAGGTCAGATAATGATTTCAGGACATCTGAAACGGGCTATTAGCAGGAAAAGCAGTAATGGTTTTCAATCGGGACCTACTGAGAGACCAGCGGTGGTGAAAAGAGCGACGAGTATCAAATCTAGAATTGATTCACGGAGAGGTGAAGAAACATTATTTCCAACTGAAGAAATCATTTTTCCATGTGGGGCTAGTCCTGGAAGGCTATTCATGGATTGCCTGAGTTTGAGTAGTTCTGCCTCTAAATTGGATAACGTTGAGGATGATGTTATTGATAATGAAGACAGGGGTAGCCAAATTTCTGGTTGTTGTAGCGGTGGTAATGGTGGCATGAAGAGAGAGCACCCAAGCATTTCAGCTTGTTCTAATCGAATCCCAAGTGGTGTCTCTTTCAGTGGAGATCATAGACAAGCTAGGTTTGGTGTTATGAATGCCTGGTTTGCCCCCAAAAGTAGGTTAACAGAGCATGCTTCAACTTCCACAGTGGGAGGATCTGCTCTTGCCTTGCGTTATGCAAACATCATCATAGTTATAGAAAAGCTGCTTCGCTATCCCCATTTAGTTGGTGAGGAAGCCAGGGACGATTTATATCAGATGTTACCAACAAGCTTAAGAATGTGTTTGAGGACTACTCTCAAGTCTTATGTCAAGAATCTGGCTATATATGATGCTCTGCTTGCCCATGATTGGAAAGAAACTCTTGATAGGATTTTAAGGTGGCTTGCTCCGTTGGCACATAACATGATCAGATGGCAAAGTGAACGTAATTTTGAGCAGCATCAAATTGTCAAAAGGACAAATGTTCTGCTGCTTCAGACATTGTATTTTGCTGACAGGGGAAAGACAGAAGCTGCTATTTGTGAGCTTCTTGTTGGGTTGAATTACATATGTCGTTATGAACATCAGCAAAATGCTCTATTGGACTGTGCAAGTAGCTTTGATTTTGAAGACTGTATGCAATGGCAAATGCAGTGCCGAGCTGCTTTTGTTGATTAA
- the LOC110633246 gene encoding bet1-like SNARE 1-1 isoform X3, with the protein MSYRRDIRNSRSVIFDDGLEEGGLRASSSYSHNINDHDNDKDIDSLQDTVILLKRLTDDIHEEVESHNHLLDRMGNKMDISRGILSGTMDRFKMVFEKKSGS; encoded by the exons ATGAGTTACAGAAG GGATATCCGCAATTCAAGGTCAGTTATATTTGATGATGGCCTTGAAGAAGGTGGCCTTAGGGCCTCTTCTTCATATTCCCATAATATTAATGACCACGACAATGACAAAGATATTGACAGTTTGCAAGACACAGTAATTTTGCTGAAGAGA TTAACAGATGATATacatgaggaagtggagagtcataatCATTTGCTTGATCGAATG GGCaacaaaatggacatatcaaggGGAATATTATCTGGAACCATGGATCGATTCAAAATG GTATTTGAGAAGAAATCAG GATCCTAA
- the LOC110633246 gene encoding bet1-like SNARE 1-1 isoform X1 codes for MSYRRDIRNSRSVIFDDGLEEGGLRASSSYSHNINDHDNDKDIDSLQDTVILLKRLTDDIHEEVESHNHLLDRMGNKMDISRGILSGTMDRFKMVFEKKSGRRICILASVFIVSFLIIYYLIRYMIPLWF; via the exons ATGAGTTACAGAAG GGATATCCGCAATTCAAGGTCAGTTATATTTGATGATGGCCTTGAAGAAGGTGGCCTTAGGGCCTCTTCTTCATATTCCCATAATATTAATGACCACGACAATGACAAAGATATTGACAGTTTGCAAGACACAGTAATTTTGCTGAAGAGA TTAACAGATGATATacatgaggaagtggagagtcataatCATTTGCTTGATCGAATG GGCaacaaaatggacatatcaaggGGAATATTATCTGGAACCATGGATCGATTCAAAATG GTATTTGAGAAGAAATCAGGTCGGAGAATATGCATACTTGCTAGTGTTTTCAttgtttcttttttaattatatattacctTATTAGGTATATGATCCCCTTATGGTTCTGA
- the LOC110633245 gene encoding uncharacterized protein At4g14450, chloroplastic: MADFSRNRTSVDASSATQPSRLQRRRPASLEIYPPSSSCWNAAIPLLSPLVSSPTTIDRMAEMKSREDQQQPSQLRNQETDKEKGATDVFKKWQHPAAPFCCEPPSFAPKFFVPV; this comes from the coding sequence ATGGCCGACTTCTCAAGGAACAGAACCTCCGTTGATGCCTCTTCTGCCACGCAGCCCAGCCGTCTTCAGCGGCGGCGACCGGCGTCCTTGGAGATATACCCCCCTTCGTCTTCCTGCTGGAACGCCGCCATTCCTCTTCTCTCTCCGCTTGTATCTTCACCTACCACGATTGATCGGATGGCGGAAATGAAATCGCGGGAGGACCAGCAGCAGCCGTCGCAGCTTCGGAATCAGGAAACAGACAAGGAAAAGGGTGCTACTGATGTGTTCAAGAAGTGGCAGCACCCGGCAGCTCCTTTCTGCTGCGAGCCGCCTTCATTTGCGCCTAAATTTTTTGTGCCTGTATAG
- the LOC110633246 gene encoding bet1-like SNARE 1-1 isoform X2: MSYRRDIRNSRSVIFDDGLEEGGLRASSSYSHNINDHDNDKDIDSLQDTVILLKRLTDDIHEEVESHNHLLDRMGNKMDISRGILSGTMDRFKMVFEKKSVSCKLTTL; this comes from the exons ATGAGTTACAGAAG GGATATCCGCAATTCAAGGTCAGTTATATTTGATGATGGCCTTGAAGAAGGTGGCCTTAGGGCCTCTTCTTCATATTCCCATAATATTAATGACCACGACAATGACAAAGATATTGACAGTTTGCAAGACACAGTAATTTTGCTGAAGAGA TTAACAGATGATATacatgaggaagtggagagtcataatCATTTGCTTGATCGAATG GGCaacaaaatggacatatcaaggGGAATATTATCTGGAACCATGGATCGATTCAAAATG GTATTTGAGAAGAAATCAG TGAGCTGCAAGTTGACCACATTGTAG